The Streptomyces sp. NBC_01197 genome window below encodes:
- a CDS encoding non-ribosomal peptide synthetase, protein MKESPIEAVLPLSPLQEGMLFHAVYDHQGVDVYNVQTAFGLTGELSADRLRTAFQALLDRYAVLRVGFQQRRASGESVQLVHRGVELPWTETDLSPLEPAQRRAELNRLLAEDRADRFDMIRPPLLRVTLVKQETDQHVLVLTYHHILLDGWSLPLVLRDLFQLYANDGDGSALPVVVPYRGYLAWLARQDREQAELAWSTALAGLGEPTLVAPGADSAGTAAMPALVTLELTEELTAALHTAARSRGLTLNTVVQGAWALLLNVITRRDDVVFGTTVSGRPPQLPGIEGMVGLLMNAVPVRIRLDPAESLETLLARIQDEQSALGDHHYLGLAEIQRLAGLGELFDTSTGFENAPLDRGSVQRPVPGLQITVLDESGGGDTTGSTHYPLSLVAVPGERLRLELNYRADVFDRDTVRDFGEQLRTLLRTVVEAPATPVGRIELLSGEERARIVEKWNDTALEVSAATLPELFEAQVRRTPDAVAVEWDARELGYAELNEQANRLARHLRRSGAGPERTVAVVLPRSADLLVALLAVVKTGASYVPVDPTYPADRIAFMVEDSAPVAVVSRSDVAPPPGAVVLDDPEVRATLSELPGHDLDDTERTAPLSPSHPAYVIYTSGSTGRPKGVMVEHRSVLAYLAFAHEAYPSLGGRALLHSPASFDLTVTALFGPLTRGGRLRLADLDGSPAPDGLLSTGRPTFVKATPSHLSVLTSVADWYSPTGELVVGGEQLTAEMLTEWRARHPGTTVVNEYGPTEATVGCVEFRVRPGDVLAPGAVPIGRPVPNARAYVLDAWLRPVPCGVPGELYLAGPQLARGYLSRPGLSAQRFVADPFGAPGTRMYRTGDIAWWTLSGDLVYGGRTDDQAKVRGHRIEPGEIEAVLGAHPSVAHAAVVVREDVPGARRLVAYVLPVAAGSVDVAELRARAATELPAYMVPSDFVVLSELPLTPHGKLDRRALPAPGTAVARSAVRGPRDERERVLHALFAEVLGAEDLGVDDGFFDLGGDSIMSIQLVARARKAGLVLTPKDVFRHKTVSALARVAGAEQLAAPAPAEDSGADEVLPTPITHWLRELGGPVDRFNQAVLLRVPAGLGLDRLKGAVQALLDRHSALRTRLLVDDSGRWRQEVGPTATTSADDFVYRVDVSSLDDTRMREGLSQHSADARDALNPRTGDMMRVVWFDAGPERQGRLLLVIHHLAVDGVSWRILLPDLEAAWAALARGEKPALDQVPTPLRTWGARLAEESARPERTAELPLWRQVLGGEDPLLTRRPLDPSHDQHGTSRSLTLFLPPECTEQLLTSVPAAYRADINEVLLTALALAVSSWRRDRGVSAASGVLVDLEGHGREEIGPGPDLSRTVGWLTTLFPAYLDPGTDDWTAAADPAPLLARALRRVKEHLRAIPDHGIGYGMLRHLNERTAAELAGFRGPQIGFNYLGRFAASGDDDWAVVMDPDASVPAAEESMPLAHTVEVNAATEDRPGGPCLVATWTWAAKLLTPQEVDALAQAWFATLRALVEHSTHPVAGALAPSDVALVDLDQAELDRLHARQGDQGLADVLPLTPLQEGLLFHACYDTQGVDVYNVQLVFELEGEVKLDLLRTVCQQLVERHPVLRAAFVQRDGGEPVQLIARSVTVPFTEVDLRGPNPAESQAGLDRLLAEDRARRFDLATAPLLRFTLVRLQDTHYRLVFTSHHILTDGWSTPLIMRDLFTLYAHHGDLGRLAPVPEVHGYLRWLAEQDRDATEAAWRGALADLKEPTLVVPGTEAAAVPDLPHRVVTELPEELTGLLTATAGAHGVTLNTLVQGAWALLLSTLTGRDDVVFGATVSVRPPELPDIEDMVGLLINTVPVRVRLDPREPVGALLARIQQEQTELSGHHHLGLADIHRLVGVDALFDTSLVFENYPADAVLPTVPGARLRLTGFTGRDAYHYPLKLMAVPGDRLYLEISHRPEAVDVATAEWIAGRLSALLKELAADRTALTGRFLEPRLPAVERLCSIAAQVLGLEHLEADDDLFAAGADSLTALRLAGRIRAEFGVEVAVRAIFQHRAISRLARHLTALTGPRSAGPDAR, encoded by the coding sequence GTGAAGGAATCGCCGATCGAAGCCGTTCTGCCGCTGTCACCGCTGCAGGAGGGCATGCTCTTCCACGCCGTCTACGACCACCAGGGCGTCGACGTCTACAACGTCCAGACCGCGTTCGGACTGACGGGAGAACTCTCCGCCGACCGGCTGCGCACCGCCTTCCAGGCCCTGCTGGACCGCTACGCCGTGCTTCGGGTCGGCTTCCAGCAGCGCCGCGCGTCCGGCGAGTCGGTGCAACTGGTCCACCGCGGCGTCGAACTGCCGTGGACCGAGACCGACCTCAGCCCGCTGGAGCCCGCGCAGCGGCGCGCCGAACTGAACCGTTTGCTGGCCGAGGACCGCGCCGACCGCTTCGACATGATCAGGCCCCCGCTGCTGCGCGTCACCCTGGTCAAGCAGGAGACCGACCAGCACGTCCTGGTGCTGACGTACCATCACATCCTGTTGGACGGATGGTCGTTGCCCCTCGTGCTGCGCGACCTGTTCCAGCTGTATGCCAACGACGGCGACGGATCGGCGCTTCCCGTCGTAGTGCCCTACCGCGGCTACCTCGCCTGGCTCGCCCGGCAGGACCGCGAACAGGCCGAGCTGGCCTGGAGCACCGCGCTCGCCGGCCTCGGCGAGCCCACCCTCGTCGCACCGGGAGCCGACTCCGCCGGCACCGCCGCGATGCCGGCGCTGGTGACCCTGGAGCTGACCGAGGAACTCACCGCGGCCCTGCACACGGCGGCCCGCAGCCGGGGACTGACCCTCAACACGGTCGTGCAGGGCGCCTGGGCGCTGCTGCTGAACGTGATCACTCGCCGTGACGATGTGGTGTTCGGTACGACGGTCTCCGGACGTCCGCCCCAGCTGCCCGGCATCGAGGGCATGGTCGGGCTGCTGATGAACGCCGTCCCCGTGCGCATCCGGCTCGACCCCGCGGAATCGCTGGAGACGCTGCTGGCCCGCATCCAGGACGAGCAGTCGGCGCTGGGTGACCACCACTACCTTGGGCTCGCCGAGATCCAGCGGCTGGCCGGCCTGGGTGAACTCTTCGACACCTCCACCGGCTTCGAGAACGCCCCGCTCGACCGCGGGTCCGTGCAGCGGCCGGTGCCCGGCCTGCAGATCACCGTCCTCGACGAGAGCGGCGGCGGCGACACCACCGGATCGACCCACTACCCGCTGAGCCTGGTCGCCGTCCCGGGTGAGCGGCTGCGGCTGGAGCTCAACTACCGCGCGGACGTGTTCGACCGGGACACGGTGCGGGACTTCGGCGAGCAGTTGCGGACGCTGCTGCGGACGGTGGTCGAGGCGCCCGCCACGCCGGTGGGACGCATCGAGCTGCTCTCCGGTGAGGAGCGCGCCCGCATCGTCGAGAAGTGGAACGACACCGCGCTTGAGGTGTCCGCCGCCACCCTGCCCGAGCTGTTCGAGGCCCAGGTGCGCCGCACCCCCGACGCCGTCGCGGTCGAGTGGGACGCCCGGGAACTCGGCTACGCCGAACTCAACGAACAGGCGAACAGGCTGGCCCGCCATCTGCGCCGCAGCGGTGCCGGGCCCGAGCGGACGGTGGCCGTAGTGCTGCCGCGTTCGGCCGACCTGCTGGTGGCCCTGCTCGCCGTGGTGAAGACCGGGGCCTCCTACGTGCCCGTCGATCCGACCTATCCCGCAGACCGGATCGCCTTCATGGTCGAGGACAGCGCCCCCGTGGCGGTGGTGAGCCGTTCGGACGTCGCCCCGCCGCCCGGAGCCGTCGTGCTGGACGACCCGGAGGTCCGTGCCACCCTATCCGAGCTTCCCGGTCACGACCTGGACGACACGGAACGTACGGCACCCCTGAGCCCGTCCCACCCGGCCTATGTCATCTACACCTCCGGCTCCACCGGGCGGCCGAAGGGCGTCATGGTGGAGCACCGCTCGGTCCTCGCCTACCTGGCCTTCGCGCACGAGGCCTACCCGAGCCTCGGCGGGCGGGCGCTGCTGCACTCGCCGGCCTCCTTCGACCTGACCGTCACCGCTCTGTTCGGGCCGCTCACCCGGGGAGGCCGGCTGCGCCTGGCCGACCTCGACGGCTCCCCGGCGCCGGACGGTCTGCTGAGCACCGGACGGCCCACCTTCGTCAAGGCCACGCCGAGTCATCTGTCCGTGCTCACCAGCGTCGCCGACTGGTACTCGCCCACCGGTGAACTCGTCGTCGGCGGTGAGCAGTTGACGGCGGAGATGCTCACCGAGTGGCGTGCCCGCCATCCCGGGACCACCGTGGTCAACGAGTACGGCCCGACCGAGGCCACCGTGGGATGCGTGGAGTTCCGGGTGCGCCCCGGTGACGTCCTCGCACCGGGGGCGGTGCCCATCGGCCGTCCGGTGCCCAACGCGCGCGCCTACGTGCTGGACGCCTGGCTGCGCCCCGTGCCCTGCGGGGTCCCCGGCGAGCTGTACCTGGCCGGACCGCAACTGGCGCGCGGCTATCTGAGCCGCCCGGGACTGTCGGCGCAGCGTTTCGTGGCCGACCCGTTCGGCGCGCCCGGCACCCGTATGTACCGCACCGGTGACATCGCCTGGTGGACGCTGAGCGGTGACCTGGTCTACGGGGGGCGGACCGACGACCAGGCGAAGGTCCGCGGCCACCGCATCGAGCCGGGCGAGATCGAGGCCGTCCTCGGCGCCCATCCCTCGGTCGCGCACGCCGCCGTGGTGGTTCGCGAGGACGTCCCCGGGGCCCGGCGGCTCGTCGCCTACGTGCTGCCCGTCGCCGCGGGCAGCGTCGACGTGGCGGAACTGCGGGCCCGCGCCGCCACGGAACTGCCCGCGTACATGGTCCCCTCGGACTTCGTCGTCCTGTCGGAACTGCCGCTGACGCCCCACGGCAAGCTGGACCGCCGAGCCCTGCCGGCACCGGGGACGGCCGTCGCCAGGTCCGCCGTGCGCGGACCCCGCGACGAACGGGAACGCGTTCTGCACGCACTGTTCGCCGAGGTCCTCGGTGCCGAGGACCTCGGCGTCGACGACGGCTTCTTCGACCTCGGCGGCGACTCCATCATGTCCATCCAGCTGGTGGCCCGGGCGCGCAAGGCGGGGCTCGTGCTCACGCCCAAGGACGTGTTCCGGCACAAGACCGTCTCCGCGCTGGCCCGGGTGGCCGGTGCCGAGCAGCTGGCGGCACCTGCGCCGGCCGAGGACTCCGGAGCCGACGAGGTGCTCCCCACACCGATCACCCACTGGCTGCGGGAACTCGGCGGCCCCGTCGACCGGTTCAACCAGGCGGTGCTGCTGCGGGTGCCCGCCGGACTCGGCCTCGACCGGTTGAAGGGGGCCGTCCAGGCGCTGCTGGACCGGCACAGCGCACTGCGCACGCGCCTGCTGGTCGACGACTCGGGCCGCTGGCGGCAGGAGGTCGGACCGACGGCGACGACCTCGGCGGACGACTTCGTCTACCGCGTCGACGTCTCCTCGCTCGACGACACCCGGATGCGCGAGGGCCTCAGCCAGCACTCGGCCGACGCGCGCGACGCCCTCAACCCCCGAACCGGCGACATGATGCGCGTGGTCTGGTTCGACGCCGGACCCGAACGCCAGGGCCGTCTGCTGCTCGTCATCCACCATCTCGCCGTGGACGGGGTGTCCTGGCGAATACTCCTGCCGGACCTGGAGGCCGCCTGGGCGGCCCTCGCACGCGGCGAGAAGCCCGCCCTCGACCAGGTGCCCACCCCGCTGCGCACCTGGGGCGCACGACTGGCCGAGGAATCCGCCCGACCGGAGCGCACGGCGGAACTGCCGCTGTGGCGGCAGGTACTCGGCGGCGAGGACCCGCTGCTGACGCGGCGCCCGCTGGATCCGTCACACGACCAGCACGGCACCAGCCGCAGCCTCACCCTGTTCCTGCCGCCCGAGTGCACCGAGCAGCTGCTGACGAGCGTGCCGGCGGCCTACCGAGCCGACATCAACGAGGTGCTGCTGACCGCGCTGGCCCTCGCCGTCTCCTCCTGGCGCCGGGACCGGGGCGTGTCCGCGGCCTCCGGAGTCCTGGTGGACCTGGAGGGGCACGGCCGCGAGGAGATCGGCCCCGGCCCGGACCTGTCCCGCACCGTCGGCTGGCTGACCACGCTGTTCCCGGCGTACCTCGACCCGGGAACCGACGACTGGACCGCGGCCGCCGATCCGGCACCGCTGCTCGCCCGGGCGCTGCGCCGCGTCAAGGAACACCTGCGTGCCATCCCGGACCACGGCATCGGGTACGGCATGCTCCGCCACCTCAACGAGCGGACCGCCGCCGAGCTGGCCGGCTTCCGCGGGCCGCAGATCGGCTTCAACTACCTGGGCCGTTTCGCCGCCTCCGGCGACGACGACTGGGCCGTGGTGATGGATCCCGACGCGTCGGTGCCCGCCGCCGAGGAGAGCATGCCGCTCGCGCACACCGTGGAGGTCAACGCGGCGACCGAGGACCGCCCCGGTGGTCCCTGCCTGGTCGCCACCTGGACATGGGCGGCCAAACTGCTCACGCCCCAGGAGGTCGACGCGCTCGCGCAGGCCTGGTTCGCCACACTGCGCGCGCTCGTGGAGCACTCCACCCACCCGGTGGCGGGCGCGCTCGCCCCGTCCGACGTGGCGCTGGTCGACCTCGACCAGGCCGAGCTGGACCGTCTCCACGCACGCCAAGGCGACCAGGGACTGGCCGACGTGCTGCCGCTAACCCCGCTGCAGGAAGGGCTGCTCTTCCACGCCTGCTACGACACCCAGGGCGTCGACGTGTACAACGTCCAACTGGTCTTCGAGCTGGAGGGCGAGGTCAAGCTCGACCTGCTGCGCACCGTCTGCCAGCAACTCGTCGAGCGCCACCCGGTGCTGCGCGCCGCGTTCGTGCAGCGGGACGGCGGGGAGCCGGTCCAGCTGATCGCCCGCTCGGTCACCGTCCCCTTCACCGAGGTGGACCTGCGGGGACCGAACCCGGCGGAGAGCCAGGCCGGACTGGACCGGCTGCTGGCCGAGGACCGGGCCCGGCGCTTCGACCTGGCGACCGCGCCCCTGCTGCGCTTCACCCTGGTCAGGCTCCAGGACACCCACTACCGGCTGGTCTTCACCAGCCACCACATCCTCACCGACGGCTGGTCGACCCCTCTGATCATGCGTGACCTCTTCACGCTCTACGCCCACCACGGCGACCTCGGCCGACTAGCCCCCGTCCCCGAGGTGCACGGCTACCTGCGGTGGCTCGCGGAACAGGACCGCGACGCGACCGAGGCCGCCTGGCGTGGGGCGCTCGCGGACCTGAAGGAGCCCACACTCGTCGTGCCCGGCACGGAGGCGGCGGCCGTGCCCGACCTGCCGCACCGCGTGGTCACGGAGCTGCCGGAAGAGCTGACCGGGCTCCTCACGGCCACCGCCGGCGCCCACGGTGTCACCCTCAACACCCTGGTCCAGGGCGCCTGGGCACTGCTGCTGAGCACCCTGACCGGCCGGGACGACGTGGTCTTCGGCGCCACCGTCTCCGTACGGCCGCCCGAACTACCCGACATCGAGGACATGGTCGGGCTGCTCATCAACACCGTCCCCGTCCGGGTCCGGCTGGACCCGCGTGAGCCGGTGGGCGCGCTGCTGGCCAGGATCCAGCAGGAGCAGACGGAACTGAGCGGTCACCACCACCTGGGACTCGCCGACATCCACCGGCTGGTCGGCGTGGACGCCCTGTTCGACACGTCCCTGGTCTTCGAGAACTACCCGGCCGATGCCGTGCTCCCCACGGTACCGGGTGCCCGACTGCGTCTGACGGGCTTCACCGGAAGGGACGCCTACCACTACCCGCTGAAGCTGATGGCGGTTCCGGGGGACCGGCTGTACCTGGAGATCAGCCACCGTCCGGAAGCAGTGGACGTGGCCACCGCCGAGTGGATCGCGGGGCGGCTCAGCGCCCTGCTGAAGGAGCTGGCTGCCGATCGGACGGCCCTGACCGGGCGCTTCCTCGAACCGCGGCTCCCTGCCGTCGAGCGGCTCTGCTCGATCGCGGCCCAGGTCCTCGGCCTGGAGCACCTCGAAGCCGACGACGACCTCTTCGCGGCCGGCGCCGACTCGCTCACCGCGCTGCGTCTCGCGGGCCGTATCCGCGCGGAGTTCGGAGTCGAGGTCGCCGTACGGGCGATCTTCCAGCACCGCGCCATAAGCCGGCTCGCCCGGCACCTGACGGCCCTCACCGGGCCGCGGTCCGCCGGACCCGACGCCCGCTGA
- a CDS encoding MbtH family protein: MENPFERADGTYLVLANDEGQHSLWPAFVEVPAGWEVVHPEADRQACLDYVNDHWTDMRPKSLVRAMEQEQADAVASR; this comes from the coding sequence ATGGAAAACCCCTTCGAGCGCGCAGACGGCACCTACCTGGTCCTGGCCAACGACGAGGGCCAGCACTCGCTGTGGCCCGCCTTCGTGGAGGTGCCCGCCGGCTGGGAGGTCGTGCACCCCGAGGCCGACCGGCAGGCCTGCCTCGACTACGTCAACGATCACTGGACCGACATGAGGCCCAAGAGCCTGGTGCGGGCCATGGAACAGGAGCAGGCGGACGCGGTCGCGTCCCGCTGA
- the gntD gene encoding guanitoxin biosynthesis L-enduracididine beta-hydroxylase GntD, whose product MPRLDIPVEYSLDGDDVAALMECVERLRDSGGDPASPEFYDRFWDSGHRLPPGMRSFLDGFRRSERSACALVHGFPIDETAIGPTPSHWEAAIGAKSTRDQEIFVALCGMALGEPFAWATLQSGRIVQNLLPIQGDEECQSGYGSEALLEFHTEDGFHPDRCDYLLLFGLRNDDRVPTIMASVRDLELSDEDRRILAEPRFYILPDNEHLRQLEARDPNHRALAKMRRMQQQPEATAVLFGDRLNPYLRIDRPFMRIAGEDRAAEHALDRLMAALESVQQDVVVGPGTLLVLDNYRAVHGRRAFRARYDGTDRWLKRLTVTRNLRRGLVSRESDSHRVLL is encoded by the coding sequence ATGCCCAGACTCGACATACCCGTCGAGTACTCGCTCGACGGTGACGACGTCGCCGCGCTGATGGAATGCGTCGAGCGGCTGAGGGATTCCGGTGGAGACCCAGCCAGCCCGGAGTTCTACGACCGGTTCTGGGACTCCGGCCACCGACTGCCGCCGGGCATGCGCTCGTTCCTGGACGGCTTCCGGCGTTCCGAGCGCTCGGCGTGCGCCCTGGTGCACGGCTTCCCGATCGACGAGACCGCCATCGGGCCCACGCCGTCGCACTGGGAGGCCGCCATCGGCGCCAAGTCGACACGGGACCAGGAGATCTTCGTGGCGCTGTGCGGCATGGCGCTGGGCGAGCCGTTCGCCTGGGCGACCCTACAGTCGGGGCGGATCGTCCAGAACCTCCTGCCCATCCAGGGCGACGAGGAGTGCCAGAGCGGGTACGGCAGCGAGGCGCTGCTGGAGTTCCACACCGAGGACGGGTTCCACCCCGACCGGTGCGACTACCTGCTCCTGTTCGGGCTGCGCAACGACGACCGGGTGCCCACGATCATGGCGTCGGTGCGTGATCTGGAGCTGAGCGACGAGGACCGGCGGATCCTGGCCGAGCCGCGGTTCTACATCCTGCCCGACAACGAACACCTGAGGCAGCTGGAGGCACGCGACCCGAACCACCGGGCGCTGGCGAAGATGCGCCGGATGCAGCAGCAACCGGAGGCCACCGCCGTGCTGTTCGGCGACCGGCTCAACCCCTACCTGCGCATCGACCGGCCGTTCATGCGCATCGCCGGGGAGGACCGCGCGGCCGAGCACGCCCTGGACCGGCTCATGGCCGCACTGGAGAGCGTGCAGCAGGACGTGGTGGTCGGCCCCGGCACGCTGCTGGTGCTCGACAACTACCGGGCGGTGCACGGCCGCAGGGCCTTCCGCGCGCGGTACGACGGTACGGACCGCTGGCTGAAGCGCCTCACGGTCACCCGCAATCTGCGCCGGGGGCTCGTCAGCCGTGAGAGCGACAGCCACCGCGTCCTGCTCTGA
- a CDS encoding SDR family NAD(P)-dependent oxidoreductase, whose product MRTIVVSGASSGIGKATAERFLGSGDYVVNLDAVPPEEAGGLDRRWIETDVADWGAVRDALARVHDERGRLDVVVANAGISKRRGVLDLAEEDVRRIVDVNLLGVLALWRHAAEYMVRQGHGVLLATASVNGSRGYPLYADYNATKAGVVSLCQTFAMELSPRVRTACVTPGAVLTPMQRAEYTDEMLAEVNARIPARRHAAPEEIAEAFFFLASDAAAFVTGQEFVIDGGETAGATTAFFPDTRS is encoded by the coding sequence ATGCGAACAATCGTTGTCTCCGGTGCGTCCAGCGGCATCGGGAAAGCGACGGCCGAGCGGTTCCTCGGCTCCGGCGACTACGTCGTGAACCTGGACGCGGTCCCGCCGGAGGAGGCCGGCGGCCTGGACCGGCGGTGGATCGAGACCGACGTGGCCGACTGGGGCGCGGTGCGTGACGCCCTGGCGCGGGTGCACGACGAGCGTGGACGGCTGGACGTCGTCGTGGCCAACGCCGGCATCAGCAAGCGGCGCGGGGTGCTGGACCTCGCCGAGGAGGACGTGCGGCGGATCGTCGACGTGAACCTCCTCGGGGTGCTCGCCCTGTGGCGCCACGCCGCCGAGTACATGGTCCGCCAGGGCCACGGGGTCCTGCTGGCCACGGCGTCGGTCAACGGCTCGCGGGGATACCCGCTGTACGCCGACTACAACGCGACCAAGGCGGGTGTCGTGTCGCTGTGCCAGACGTTCGCCATGGAACTGAGCCCGCGGGTGCGCACCGCGTGCGTGACGCCGGGAGCGGTGCTCACGCCCATGCAACGGGCCGAGTACACCGACGAGATGCTGGCGGAGGTGAACGCGCGGATCCCGGCCCGCCGCCATGCCGCTCCCGAGGAGATCGCCGAGGCCTTCTTCTTCCTGGCCTCGGACGCGGCGGCGTTCGTGACCGGCCAGGAGTTCGTGATCGACGGGGGCGAGACGGCCGGTGCGACCACGGCCTTCTTCCCCGACACCAGGAGCTGA
- a CDS encoding cytochrome P450, whose product MINRPLLDPGALEGVDLADPRLHAEYDLTEVWRHLRDTAPVHRHPATRRGDGFWVITRYDDVATVYKDGRLFSSERGNVLDTLLAGGDSAGGRMLAVTDGAHHTALRSVLNKHFTPRALEVIVDSLRTATWKLIEDAVAKGEGDFAADVAANIPLAAICDLLGVPQSDRAHILSLTPSALASSDGAPTEEGTWSAKNELLLYFSELAASRRAKPYDDVVSLLVTSEVGERPLSHEEIIFNCYSIIMGGNETTRFAMIGGLLELMRNPEQWQALKSGQVSLETAIEEILRYTTPSLHSGRTSTEDCFLGGEFIEAGDIVTVWNASANRDERQFPDPDRFDLARTPNKHLTFAYGPHFCIGAYLARAELNAVFGGLRAMAADMWLTGEPRRIYANFLSGFATLPVSFTPDPSFTGA is encoded by the coding sequence ATGATCAACCGTCCGCTGCTCGACCCCGGCGCCCTGGAGGGCGTCGATCTCGCCGATCCGCGACTGCACGCCGAATACGACCTCACCGAGGTGTGGCGGCACCTGCGCGACACCGCGCCCGTCCACCGCCACCCCGCGACCCGGCGCGGCGACGGCTTCTGGGTGATCACCCGCTACGACGACGTGGCGACCGTCTACAAGGACGGCCGGCTGTTCTCGTCCGAGCGGGGCAACGTCCTCGACACCCTGCTGGCGGGCGGTGACTCCGCCGGCGGCCGGATGCTGGCCGTCACCGACGGAGCCCATCACACGGCGCTGCGCTCCGTACTCAACAAGCACTTCACCCCCCGTGCGCTGGAGGTCATCGTCGACAGCCTTCGCACGGCCACCTGGAAGCTCATTGAGGACGCCGTCGCCAAGGGCGAGGGCGACTTCGCCGCCGACGTCGCCGCCAACATCCCGCTGGCGGCCATCTGCGACCTGCTGGGCGTGCCGCAGTCCGACCGCGCCCACATCCTGTCGCTCACTCCGTCCGCCCTCGCCTCCTCCGACGGCGCCCCCACGGAGGAAGGCACCTGGAGCGCGAAGAACGAACTGCTGCTCTACTTCTCCGAACTGGCCGCATCACGCCGCGCCAAGCCCTACGACGACGTGGTGAGCCTGCTGGTCACCAGTGAGGTTGGCGAGCGCCCACTGAGCCACGAGGAGATCATCTTCAACTGCTACAGCATCATCATGGGGGGCAACGAGACGACCAGGTTCGCCATGATCGGCGGTCTGCTCGAACTCATGCGCAACCCCGAGCAGTGGCAGGCGCTCAAGAGCGGGCAGGTCAGCCTGGAGACCGCCATCGAGGAGATACTGCGCTACACCACGCCCAGCCTGCACTCGGGCCGCACCTCGACCGAGGACTGCTTCCTGGGCGGCGAGTTCATCGAGGCCGGCGACATCGTCACCGTCTGGAACGCGTCGGCCAACCGTGACGAGCGGCAGTTCCCCGACCCCGACCGGTTCGACCTGGCGAGGACGCCGAACAAGCATCTGACGTTCGCCTACGGCCCTCACTTCTGCATCGGTGCCTACCTGGCCCGGGCGGAACTGAACGCCGTGTTCGGCGGGTTGCGCGCCATGGCCGCCGACATGTGGCTGACCGGCGAGCCGCGACGGATCTACGCCAACTTCCTCAGCGGATTCGCCACCCTTCCGGTGTCCTTCACCCCGGACCCCTCCTTCACCGGTGCCTGA
- a CDS encoding 4'-phosphopantetheinyl transferase family protein, which translates to MPDTGAPAGRAGGLRGLVPARVAVQETYEDLDDGTGLFPEEREAVAGVVDERRREFSTVRVCARRALAELGVPAVPLLPGPGGAPRWPTGVTGSMTHCAGYRAGVVARLRDASALGIDAEPHEALPPLVADRITSPTERNRARLLRDQSPHVHWDRLMFCAKESVFKALHVLTGHSVGFTDSDITLRTDGTFTAGLGDPLPVRGGDPIARCDGRWTVQGSYLLAAVVVPG; encoded by the coding sequence GTGCCTGACACCGGGGCGCCCGCGGGCCGGGCCGGGGGACTGCGCGGCCTGGTGCCCGCCCGGGTGGCGGTCCAGGAGACGTACGAGGACCTCGACGACGGCACCGGGCTCTTTCCCGAGGAGAGGGAAGCGGTGGCCGGAGTGGTGGACGAACGCCGCCGCGAGTTCAGCACCGTACGCGTCTGCGCCCGCCGCGCGCTGGCAGAGCTCGGTGTTCCCGCCGTCCCGCTGCTGCCCGGACCCGGGGGAGCACCGCGCTGGCCGACCGGGGTGACCGGCAGCATGACGCACTGCGCCGGTTACCGGGCCGGCGTGGTGGCCCGGCTGCGGGACGCCTCGGCGCTGGGCATCGACGCCGAGCCGCACGAGGCGCTGCCGCCGCTCGTCGCGGACCGGATCACCTCGCCGACGGAGCGGAACCGGGCGCGGCTGCTGCGGGACCAGTCACCCCACGTGCACTGGGACCGGCTGATGTTCTGTGCCAAGGAGAGCGTCTTCAAGGCACTCCACGTGCTGACCGGGCACTCGGTCGGGTTCACCGACAGCGACATCACGCTGCGCACGGACGGCACCTTCACCGCAGGCCTCGGCGATCCCCTTCCCGTGCGGGGCGGCGACCCGATCGCCCGCTGCGACGGCCGCTGGACGGTACAGGGGAGCTACCTGCTGGCGGCCGTCGTCGTACCCGGGTGA